In one Aeromicrobium erythreum genomic region, the following are encoded:
- a CDS encoding bifunctional RNase H/acid phosphatase, giving the protein MSTTRVVVEADGGSRGNPGPASYGALVRDADTGEVIATRGETIGTATNNVAEYRGLIAGLELAAEHAPGADVEVRMDSKLVVEQMAGRWKVKHLSMQPLAAQARELAGAVTDWTWVPRERNAAADALANEALDAQARTGKPAVVGTGVRQETSAPRPADDVTAPVDAPAAGGAKDTNPLLGWRGDVHGRPTTLVLLRHGVTANTQRKLFCGRGGSDPGLVAEGESQAARAAAWIARHHDVDAIVASPLRRTQETAGFVARETGLEVAVDDGVEEAAFGDWDGHGFGDIMERWPEEMSAWLASTSVAPPGGESFDEVQERVREARDRILADHAGETVVVVSHVTPIKLMTRLALDGPMSIIHRMELAPASITTIAWWPDGTPSLRGFSIVPE; this is encoded by the coding sequence GTGAGCACCACCCGCGTCGTCGTCGAGGCCGACGGCGGGTCACGGGGCAACCCGGGACCCGCCTCCTACGGAGCCCTCGTGCGCGACGCGGACACCGGCGAGGTGATCGCCACGCGGGGCGAGACGATCGGCACCGCCACCAACAACGTCGCCGAGTACCGCGGCCTCATCGCCGGTCTCGAGCTCGCGGCCGAGCACGCACCGGGTGCCGACGTCGAGGTCCGCATGGACTCCAAGCTGGTCGTCGAGCAGATGGCGGGCCGGTGGAAGGTCAAGCACCTCTCGATGCAGCCGCTCGCGGCGCAGGCCCGAGAGCTCGCAGGAGCGGTCACGGACTGGACGTGGGTGCCGCGGGAGCGCAACGCCGCCGCCGACGCGCTCGCGAACGAGGCGCTCGACGCGCAGGCGCGCACGGGCAAGCCCGCCGTCGTCGGCACCGGCGTCCGGCAGGAGACCAGCGCCCCACGACCCGCCGACGACGTGACGGCCCCGGTCGACGCACCGGCAGCCGGCGGTGCCAAGGACACCAACCCGCTGCTCGGCTGGCGCGGCGACGTGCACGGACGCCCGACCACGCTGGTGCTCCTGCGGCACGGGGTCACGGCCAACACCCAGCGCAAGCTCTTCTGCGGGCGCGGCGGCTCCGACCCCGGTCTCGTCGCCGAGGGGGAGTCCCAGGCCGCCCGCGCGGCGGCGTGGATCGCGCGCCACCACGACGTCGACGCCATCGTCGCGTCCCCGCTGCGGCGGACGCAGGAGACGGCCGGCTTCGTCGCCCGCGAGACCGGGCTGGAGGTCGCGGTCGACGACGGCGTCGAGGAGGCAGCCTTCGGCGACTGGGACGGCCACGGGTTCGGCGACATCATGGAGCGTTGGCCCGAGGAGATGTCGGCCTGGCTCGCCTCCACGTCGGTCGCCCCGCCCGGTGGCGAGTCCTTCGACGAGGTCCAGGAGCGGGTGCGTGAGGCGCGCGACCGGATCCTCGCCGACCACGCGGGGGAGACCGTCGTCGTGGTCAGCCACGTCACCCCCATCAAGCTCATGACGCGCCTGGCGCTCGACGGCCCGATGTCGATCATCCACCGGATGGAGCTGGCCCCCGCCAGCATCACCACGATCGCGTGGTGGCCCGACGGCACGCCGTCGCTGCGCGGGTTCTCGATCGTCCCCGAGTAG